The Rhododendron vialii isolate Sample 1 chromosome 6a, ASM3025357v1 genome includes a window with the following:
- the LOC131330995 gene encoding probable jasmonic acid carboxyl methyltransferase 2 produces the protein MEVVQVLHMNKGEGETSYAKNSSPQREIISIANSIVEEAVVGILCTNFPESLGVADLGCSSGPNTFIITSEIIDIVHATSCRLGHPVPELRVSLNDLPGNDFNFIFKALPEFYKKLKEEKGGGFDRCFVSGVPGSFYGRLFPSKSLHFVHSSSSLHWLSQIPPGLDSREGIPLNKGKLYLSETSPVRVVEAYLSQFHKDFSLFLKSRAEEMVPGGRMVLSFMGRRDIHPTTQQSCFQWELLALALMSLASEGLVEEETIDSFNAPYYAPCPEEVKFEVQTDGSFLIDRLETFEFYWEDQMRTEFEELSSGQRVAKTIRAVVESMLECHFGREILDVLFRRYGEIVDDHLSRNRAMYVDLVVSLIRMG, from the exons atggaagtgGTGCAAGTACTTCACATGAACAAAGGGGAAGGAGAGACAAGCTATGCAAAGAATTCGAGTCCACAG CGAGAAATAATATCGATTGCAAACTCTATAGTAGAGGAAGCAGTAGTAGGAATCTTATGCACTAACTTTCCTGAGAGCCTCGGCGTTGCGGATCTGGGCTGCTCATCAGGGCCCAACACCTTCATAATAACATCGGAGATAATCGATATTGTTCACGCGACAAGTTGTCGTTTGGGCCACCCAGTTCCGGAGTTGCGGGTTTCTTTGAACGATCTCCCGGGAAACGACTTCAATTTCATATTCAAAGCGTTGCCGGAATTTTACAAGAAGTTGAAGGAAGAGAAAGGTGGTGGTTTCGACCGGTGTTTTGTTTCCGGCGTGCCAGGTTCTTTCTATGGGAGACTTTTTCCTAGCAAGAGTCTGCACTTTGTCCACTCGTCTTCTAGTCTGCATTGGCTCTCTCAG ATTCCACCAGGTTTGGACAGCAGGGAGGGCATACCATTAAACAAAGGGAAACTGTATCTTTCCGAAACAAGCCCAGTTCGTGTGGTGGAGGCATACTTATCACAGTTCCACAAGGACTTCTCCCTCTTCCTCAAGTCACGAGCCGAGGAAATGGTCCCCGGCGGACGCATGGTGTTGTCGTTCATGGGTAGGAGAGATATTCACCCCACCACTCAACAAAGTTGTTTCCAGTGGGAGCTCTTAGCACTAGCTCTGATGAGCTTGGCTTCAGAG GGTCTGGTTGAAGAGGAAACGATTGATTCTTTCAACGCCCCCTACTATGCCCCCTGCCCAGAAGAAGTAAAATTCGAGGTTCAAACAGACGGGTCCTTTCTAATAGACCGTCTGGAGACATTTGAATTTTACTGGGAGGACCAGATGAGGACTGAGTTTGAGGAACTTTCGAGCGGGCAACGAGTTGCAAAGACTATCAGGGCCGTGGTCGAGTCGATGCTCGAGTGTCATTTCGGGAGGGAGATACTGGATGTCCTGTTTCGGAGATATGGCGAAATCGTGGACGATCACTTGTCCAGAAACAGAGCCATGTATGTTGATTTGGTCGTCTCTCTGATTAGAATGGGGTAA